The Hahella sp. HNIBRBA332 genome window below encodes:
- a CDS encoding RHS repeat domain-containing protein, translating into MGYSKLKFAINTLFISTIGSLSIAPSVKAALVCEQWITEGGCSSSSPVATAQCGFSWAQSKWPGRVMEKGPLQPWNKGYVQRWKWGDEDDYGRGMVISGKNCHKANPPNKPPGNGAPPPDICTGNPVNALSGGKYQNEKDIEMPLGFDVARYYFFDNSIGKWGFSFDYSLTISDNEIKVNFPDSKVFTYVDSGQNNWVTDSNIAYDLNRVNNGEVVWVLSGNDGNRYNFNLSGKLISVITRDLKELDISIHPDIQRPVQLQALGVIVDILYNEQSRVASISSSDGQTVNYEYDSQGRLFKVSRFNAEGAFTKTYHYEHEIFSTALTGITDELGIRFATWEYDYIGRVTKSYHADKAELFQFDYSKADNASNPSVKITNPLGKISTYYYKYINGVRTLTQIEGDATANCAGANTSYTYDANGYVDLVTDWEGNITDYDYNERGLEVKRIEAKGAPEERVTLTEWHPTLRLPTKITEPGRITEFTYDDDGKLKSKSIQPVAAN; encoded by the coding sequence ATGGGATATAGTAAATTAAAATTCGCTATAAACACGTTATTTATTTCGACTATTGGTTCACTTTCGATTGCGCCATCAGTAAAAGCTGCACTTGTCTGTGAACAGTGGATTACTGAAGGTGGGTGTTCCTCATCGTCCCCAGTCGCAACAGCACAGTGTGGATTTTCATGGGCACAAAGCAAATGGCCTGGGCGTGTTATGGAAAAAGGCCCTTTACAGCCATGGAATAAGGGATACGTGCAGCGTTGGAAATGGGGTGATGAGGATGACTATGGTAGAGGGATGGTTATTAGTGGGAAAAACTGTCATAAAGCAAATCCCCCCAACAAGCCACCAGGAAACGGAGCACCACCTCCAGATATATGCACTGGTAATCCTGTAAATGCTCTCTCAGGAGGTAAATACCAGAACGAGAAAGACATCGAAATGCCCTTAGGCTTTGATGTTGCCCGCTACTATTTTTTTGACAATAGTATTGGAAAGTGGGGTTTCAGTTTTGATTATTCACTTACTATTTCCGATAACGAGATAAAAGTTAACTTCCCTGATTCGAAAGTATTTACATACGTTGATTCCGGCCAAAACAACTGGGTAACCGACTCAAATATCGCCTACGACCTAAACAGGGTCAATAACGGCGAGGTAGTTTGGGTTCTGTCGGGCAACGATGGAAATCGATACAATTTCAATCTCTCTGGCAAACTGATCAGCGTAATAACCCGGGATTTGAAAGAGCTGGATATATCCATTCATCCTGACATTCAACGGCCAGTGCAGTTACAGGCGTTAGGCGTAATTGTGGATATCCTATACAACGAGCAATCTAGAGTTGCATCTATCTCATCATCCGATGGACAGACTGTAAACTATGAATATGACTCGCAAGGTCGTCTGTTTAAGGTGAGTCGCTTTAATGCAGAAGGCGCTTTCACAAAGACCTATCACTACGAGCATGAAATATTTTCTACCGCCCTGACAGGTATTACGGATGAGTTGGGTATCAGATTCGCCACGTGGGAATATGATTATATAGGTCGAGTCACAAAGTCCTACCATGCAGATAAGGCAGAGCTTTTTCAATTCGATTACTCCAAAGCGGACAATGCATCCAACCCAAGCGTTAAAATTACCAACCCTTTGGGCAAGATTAGCACCTACTACTATAAGTACATCAATGGCGTTCGAACATTGACTCAAATTGAAGGGGACGCAACCGCCAATTGTGCAGGAGCCAATACTTCATATACCTATGACGCAAATGGTTACGTTGACTTAGTCACTGACTGGGAAGGCAACATCACCGACTACGACTACAACGAACGCGGCCTGGAAGTAAAACGCATCGAAGCAAAAGGAGCCCCGGAAGAGCGAGTGACGCTCACCGAGTGGCACCCAACATTGCGTCTTCCCACCAAGATCACCGAGCCGGGTCGCATCACCGAATTCACCTACGACGATGACGGCAAACTGAAGAGTAAATCCATCCAGCCTGTGGCCGCCAACTAA
- a CDS encoding DUF6531 domain-containing protein: protein MKHFILSVLTTSSLLLSHASAKECGEWKYAGRFCNGYKEGPGSNYSECVSKMDSNWSDGKFMRLVNFRSGDEPAFAIYTYIWEGANCKPCNYTEWRANKGSCTPPSSEPNGPPSCKTGNPIDISTGNKYQEENDIYFSQELNFTRYYNSLDLRWRHSYSAKLIDSWTKIYVIEDSGRKSEFIYDQEKSSYIPITHLSTELYRDTVKDEWRFINEEGKEYSFDKLGALQEIIYPNKKKITITRDPTQSFIAKDEHGNQIKVELDGGYYLLSAELNESLRVEYVLDSDNPNNILKASNSNGSEKAYHYEDARFPNALTGITDENEVRYATWTYNEDGKAVTSEHAGGVEKSTVIFNEDNSATVTTALGKKTTYHFERIHGVRKIVRVEGQESEHCLAANSAYTYDNKGFVDTVTDWEGNITDYDYNERGLEVKRIEAKGTPEERVTLTEWHPTLRLPTKITEPERTTQFTYDNVGKLEKKVILQTIAE, encoded by the coding sequence ATGAAGCATTTCATTTTATCCGTGCTCACCACCTCTTCACTACTACTCTCACACGCAAGTGCAAAAGAATGCGGAGAGTGGAAGTATGCAGGCCGATTTTGTAATGGGTACAAGGAAGGCCCAGGATCAAACTATAGCGAGTGTGTCTCAAAAATGGATTCCAACTGGAGCGATGGAAAATTCATGAGACTTGTGAATTTCAGAAGTGGAGACGAACCTGCATTCGCCATATATACCTACATATGGGAAGGAGCAAACTGTAAGCCATGTAATTATACAGAGTGGAGAGCAAATAAAGGTTCTTGCACACCGCCTAGTAGTGAACCCAATGGTCCGCCAAGCTGTAAAACGGGAAACCCTATCGATATTAGCACAGGCAATAAATACCAAGAAGAAAATGATATTTATTTTAGCCAAGAGCTTAATTTCACTCGATATTATAATAGCCTCGACCTTAGATGGCGCCACAGCTATTCAGCTAAGCTAATAGACTCTTGGACAAAAATTTACGTTATTGAAGACTCAGGAAGAAAAAGCGAGTTTATATACGACCAAGAAAAGTCTTCGTACATCCCTATAACTCACCTTTCAACAGAGTTATATAGGGATACAGTCAAAGATGAATGGAGATTTATAAACGAGGAAGGAAAAGAGTACAGCTTTGACAAGCTAGGCGCGCTACAGGAAATTATTTATCCAAACAAGAAAAAAATAACGATTACACGCGATCCCACTCAAAGCTTTATTGCAAAGGATGAACATGGAAATCAGATAAAAGTGGAACTTGATGGTGGGTATTACCTATTAAGCGCGGAACTCAACGAGAGTTTAAGAGTAGAGTATGTCCTTGACTCAGACAACCCCAACAACATCTTGAAAGCATCCAACTCAAATGGAAGCGAGAAAGCTTATCATTATGAAGATGCTCGCTTTCCAAATGCATTAACCGGAATTACCGATGAAAATGAGGTGCGTTATGCCACCTGGACATACAATGAGGACGGCAAGGCTGTTACATCTGAGCATGCAGGCGGAGTAGAAAAGTCCACGGTTATTTTTAATGAGGATAACTCAGCTACTGTAACTACTGCCCTAGGCAAGAAGACAACCTATCACTTCGAACGAATTCACGGCGTACGCAAAATTGTTCGGGTAGAAGGCCAGGAAAGTGAGCATTGCTTAGCCGCCAACTCGGCCTATACCTACGACAACAAAGGCTTCGTGGATACGGTTACTGACTGGGAAGGCAACATCACCGACTACGACTACAACGAACGCGGCCTGGAAGTAAAACGCATTGAAGCCAAAGGAACCCCGGAAGAGCGAGTGACGCTCACCGAGTGGCATCCAACATTGCGTCTTCCCACCAAGATCACCGAGCCTGAGCGTACCACTCAGTTCACGTACGATAATGTTGGGAAATTGGAAAAGAAGGTAATTCTTCAAACTATTGCAGAATAA
- a CDS encoding DUF5412 family protein yields the protein MLFKLIALSFIAFLSGCSSSCGNRIIDEVSSPNGMNIATIFERNCGATTSYVQAIIIRDRNSNFNGNNVDDFIFTMKGQEEVKVKWLGDNRLVVIRPEKTKDIYIKLSDWEDFKIDYTTPNYK from the coding sequence GTGTTATTTAAATTAATAGCGTTAAGCTTTATCGCCTTTCTTTCGGGGTGCTCATCAAGCTGTGGAAATAGAATAATAGATGAAGTGAGCTCCCCTAATGGGATGAATATTGCTACGATTTTTGAGCGTAACTGTGGCGCAACAACAAGCTATGTTCAGGCAATTATCATACGAGATAGGAATTCAAATTTTAATGGCAATAATGTGGACGACTTCATATTTACTATGAAAGGTCAAGAAGAAGTTAAAGTAAAATGGCTTGGCGACAATAGGCTTGTCGTCATACGGCCTGAGAAAACAAAAGATATTTATATAAAGCTCAGCGATTGGGAAGACTTTAAAATTGACTACACCACCCCCAATTATAAATAG
- a CDS encoding RHS repeat-associated core domain-containing protein produces MKSLNQLTTILFSALFSLATLLSAQAHAEADLYFIHSDHLGTPQAMTDNEQNVVWKTQQTPFGETVKETGTAVQPLRFPGQYADLEMGFSYNYYRDYDPSLGRYAQSDPIGLKGGLNTYAYVSQNPITKVDPYGLEEYPDDFIGPLPPSGYYTSEMDQTKCGKVPPSPVGTNIYLNIIVAKGKLSPFWFYNQVRNRGPWDYKQQGAKYQDFGNFHYGATGTALGFSSSTLYREAGRAQQSAGTSLPNWGEPGSRFNPWGGSPPYGDDPTDQAQIESGINFCECYLN; encoded by the coding sequence ATGAAAAGCCTAAACCAATTAACAACGATTTTATTCAGCGCCCTATTCTCACTGGCCACCCTGCTCAGCGCACAAGCGCACGCGGAAGCCGACCTGTACTTTATCCACTCAGACCACCTGGGCACGCCTCAGGCGATGACCGACAACGAACAAAATGTCGTTTGGAAAACCCAGCAGACTCCGTTTGGGGAGACTGTGAAGGAGACAGGGACTGCCGTTCAGCCCCTGCGTTTTCCAGGGCAGTATGCTGACTTAGAGATGGGATTCAGCTATAACTATTATAGGGATTATGATCCAAGCTTAGGCCGGTATGCTCAAAGTGATCCGATTGGGTTAAAGGGAGGGCTGAACACTTATGCTTATGTTTCACAAAACCCGATAACCAAAGTTGATCCTTATGGTTTAGAAGAGTATCCAGATGACTTTATAGGACCACTTCCTCCTAGTGGGTATTACACATCAGAAATGGATCAAACCAAGTGTGGAAAAGTCCCGCCATCTCCAGTTGGAACAAATATATATTTAAATATAATTGTAGCAAAAGGAAAGCTTAGTCCATTTTGGTTTTATAACCAAGTCCGCAATAGAGGACCATGGGATTACAAGCAGCAGGGGGCAAAATATCAGGATTTTGGTAATTTTCACTACGGAGCTACAGGAACAGCCCTTGGTTTTTCCTCAAGCACTTTGTACAGAGAAGCTGGTCGTGCTCAGCAAAGCGCGGGCACATCACTCCCAAATTGGGGAGAACCCGGCTCCAGATTTAATCCTTGGGGAGGTAGTCCGCCTTATGGGGATGATCCTACTGACCAAGCTCAAATTGAAAGTGGTATAAATTTTTGCGAGTGTTATTTAAATTAA